One genomic window of Caenorhabditis elegans chromosome I includes the following:
- the gopc-1 gene encoding Golgi-associated PDZ and coiled-coil motif-containing protein (Confirmed by transcript evidence): protein MSHCAACSGARLQAQTVLRVDPESEYFECEASAMEGGSGWTESLEKDFDKAFVSLDLLLGEVDSDQITYEGRQKMTSLSACFAQMMHKCQFMMHTISKQEKEMITMRAEVVEARAARQSMEKEVEQLMIQVHSLQCQLHSKTAPHESDMIKKKLETQLTQFRSELTQGLSTVCELEIARKECDRSKRTIQALETEVFGARLAAKYLDKELAGRIQQIQLLGRNMRGVEHDRLWNQLEAEIHLHRHKTVIRACRGRGNTKGLTAPLRHNFKSLRKRNGVGKSRKVVLSKHPHEGLGISITGGSEHALPIVISEIQPGQPADRCGQVFVGDAILSVNGYDLRTVKHQEAVDILSGQVQQGDLDLELVFVCPDEDSDDDGTVTIEHSDGSIYNLYSMEEPTSSRSSNNSDESRST from the exons atgaGCCATTGTGCGGCTTGCTCTGGCGCCAGGCTTCAGGCCCAGACTGTGCTTAGGGTGGACCCGGAGTCTGAGTATTTTGAGTGTGAAGCTTCTGCG atggaAGGTGGCTCAGGATGGACAGAATCATTGGAGAAAGACTTCGACAAAGCATTCGTCTCACTGGATCTCCTGCTAGGAGAAGTCGACTCGGACCAG ATCACCTACGAGGGCCGGCAGAAGATGACGTCATTGAGCGCCTGCTTTGCACAAATGATGCACAAGTGTCAGTTCATGATGCACACAATTAGTAAACAGGAGAAG gaaatgatAACAATGCGCGCCGAGGTCGTGGAAGCCCGCGCCGCTCGACAGAGCATGGAGAAGGAAGTGGAGCAGTTGATGATCCAAGTTCACTCATTACAATGCCAACTGCATTCCAAGACGGCGCCGCATGAGTCAGACATGATTAAGAAGAAGCTGGAGACCCAGCTGACACAGTTTCGATCAGAGCTTACACAGGGTTTGAGCACGGTTTGTGAGCTGGAAATTGCAAGAAAGGAGTGTGATCGGTCAAAACGGACGATTCAGGCCTTGGAGACTGAGGTCTTCGGGGCCAGGCTGGCGGCAAAGTACCTGGATAAG GAACTCGCAGGCCGGATACAACAAATCCAGCTCCTGGGACGAAACATGCGCGGCGTGGAGCACGACAGGCTCTGGAACCAGCTGGAAGCCGAAATTCACCTCCACAGGCACAAGACAGTGATCCGGGCTTGCAG AGGACGGGGTAACACGAAGGGATTAACGGCGCCACTTCGTCACAACTTCAAGAGCCTCCGAAAACGAAATGGAGTGGGAAAGAGCAGGAAAGTGGTGCTCTCGAAACACCCGCACGAAGGGCTCGGCATTTCTATTACG GGAGGATCCGAACACGCTCTACCCATAGTGATATCTGAAATCCAGCCGGGACAGCCTGCTGACCGATGTGGACAGGTCTTTGTGGGCGACGCGATTCTCTCAGTAAACGGCTACGATCTTCGGACTGTCAAGCATCAGGAGGCAGTGGATATTTTGAGTGGGCAG GTACAGCAAGGCGACCTAGACCTGGAGCTCGTCTTTGTGTGCCCCGATGAGGATAGTGATGATGATGGGACGGTGACGATCGAGCACAGCGATGGATCTAT ctACAACCTCTACAGTATGGAAGAGCCCACGTCAAGCCGATCGTCCAACAATTCTGATGAATCACGCAGCACGTGA
- the gopc-1 gene encoding Golgi-associated PDZ and coiled-coil motif-containing protein (Confirmed by transcript evidence), whose product MSHCAACSGARLQAQTVLRVDPESEYFECEASAMEGGSGWTESLEKDFDKAFVSLDLLLGEVDSDQVEITYEGRQKMTSLSACFAQMMHKCQFMMHTISKQEKEMITMRAEVVEARAARQSMEKEVEQLMIQVHSLQCQLHSKTAPHESDMIKKKLETQLTQFRSELTQGLSTVCELEIARKECDRSKRTIQALETEVFGARLAAKYLDKELAGRIQQIQLLGRNMRGVEHDRLWNQLEAEIHLHRHKTVIRACRGRGNTKGLTAPLRHNFKSLRKRNGVGKSRKVVLSKHPHEGLGISITGGSEHALPIVISEIQPGQPADRCGQVFVGDAILSVNGYDLRTVKHQEAVDILSGQVQQGDLDLELVFVCPDEDSDDDGTVTIEHSDGSIYNLYSMEEPTSSRSSNNSDESRST is encoded by the exons atgaGCCATTGTGCGGCTTGCTCTGGCGCCAGGCTTCAGGCCCAGACTGTGCTTAGGGTGGACCCGGAGTCTGAGTATTTTGAGTGTGAAGCTTCTGCG atggaAGGTGGCTCAGGATGGACAGAATCATTGGAGAAAGACTTCGACAAAGCATTCGTCTCACTGGATCTCCTGCTAGGAGAAGTCGACTCGGACCAG GTTGAGATCACCTACGAGGGCCGGCAGAAGATGACGTCATTGAGCGCCTGCTTTGCACAAATGATGCACAAGTGTCAGTTCATGATGCACACAATTAGTAAACAGGAGAAG gaaatgatAACAATGCGCGCCGAGGTCGTGGAAGCCCGCGCCGCTCGACAGAGCATGGAGAAGGAAGTGGAGCAGTTGATGATCCAAGTTCACTCATTACAATGCCAACTGCATTCCAAGACGGCGCCGCATGAGTCAGACATGATTAAGAAGAAGCTGGAGACCCAGCTGACACAGTTTCGATCAGAGCTTACACAGGGTTTGAGCACGGTTTGTGAGCTGGAAATTGCAAGAAAGGAGTGTGATCGGTCAAAACGGACGATTCAGGCCTTGGAGACTGAGGTCTTCGGGGCCAGGCTGGCGGCAAAGTACCTGGATAAG GAACTCGCAGGCCGGATACAACAAATCCAGCTCCTGGGACGAAACATGCGCGGCGTGGAGCACGACAGGCTCTGGAACCAGCTGGAAGCCGAAATTCACCTCCACAGGCACAAGACAGTGATCCGGGCTTGCAG AGGACGGGGTAACACGAAGGGATTAACGGCGCCACTTCGTCACAACTTCAAGAGCCTCCGAAAACGAAATGGAGTGGGAAAGAGCAGGAAAGTGGTGCTCTCGAAACACCCGCACGAAGGGCTCGGCATTTCTATTACG GGAGGATCCGAACACGCTCTACCCATAGTGATATCTGAAATCCAGCCGGGACAGCCTGCTGACCGATGTGGACAGGTCTTTGTGGGCGACGCGATTCTCTCAGTAAACGGCTACGATCTTCGGACTGTCAAGCATCAGGAGGCAGTGGATATTTTGAGTGGGCAG GTACAGCAAGGCGACCTAGACCTGGAGCTCGTCTTTGTGTGCCCCGATGAGGATAGTGATGATGATGGGACGGTGACGATCGAGCACAGCGATGGATCTAT ctACAACCTCTACAGTATGGAAGAGCCCACGTCAAGCCGATCGTCCAACAATTCTGATGAATCACGCAGCACGTGA
- the gopc-1 gene encoding Golgi-associated PDZ and coiled-coil motif-containing protein (Confirmed by transcript evidence), producing MCSGCRKVVMEGGSGWTESLEKDFDKAFVSLDLLLGEVDSDQVEITYEGRQKMTSLSACFAQMMHKCQFMMHTISKQEKEMITMRAEVVEARAARQSMEKEVEQLMIQVHSLQCQLHSKTAPHESDMIKKKLETQLTQFRSELTQGLSTVCELEIARKECDRSKRTIQALETEVFGARLAAKYLDKELAGRIQQIQLLGRNMRGVEHDRLWNQLEAEIHLHRHKTVIRACRGRGNTKGLTAPLRHNFKSLRKRNGVGKSRKVVLSKHPHEGLGISITGGSEHALPIVISEIQPGQPADRCGQVFVGDAILSVNGYDLRTVKHQEAVDILSGQVQQGDLDLELVFVCPDEDSDDDGTVTIEHSDGSIYNLYSMEEPTSSRSSNNSDESRST from the exons atggaAGGTGGCTCAGGATGGACAGAATCATTGGAGAAAGACTTCGACAAAGCATTCGTCTCACTGGATCTCCTGCTAGGAGAAGTCGACTCGGACCAG GTTGAGATCACCTACGAGGGCCGGCAGAAGATGACGTCATTGAGCGCCTGCTTTGCACAAATGATGCACAAGTGTCAGTTCATGATGCACACAATTAGTAAACAGGAGAAG gaaatgatAACAATGCGCGCCGAGGTCGTGGAAGCCCGCGCCGCTCGACAGAGCATGGAGAAGGAAGTGGAGCAGTTGATGATCCAAGTTCACTCATTACAATGCCAACTGCATTCCAAGACGGCGCCGCATGAGTCAGACATGATTAAGAAGAAGCTGGAGACCCAGCTGACACAGTTTCGATCAGAGCTTACACAGGGTTTGAGCACGGTTTGTGAGCTGGAAATTGCAAGAAAGGAGTGTGATCGGTCAAAACGGACGATTCAGGCCTTGGAGACTGAGGTCTTCGGGGCCAGGCTGGCGGCAAAGTACCTGGATAAG GAACTCGCAGGCCGGATACAACAAATCCAGCTCCTGGGACGAAACATGCGCGGCGTGGAGCACGACAGGCTCTGGAACCAGCTGGAAGCCGAAATTCACCTCCACAGGCACAAGACAGTGATCCGGGCTTGCAG AGGACGGGGTAACACGAAGGGATTAACGGCGCCACTTCGTCACAACTTCAAGAGCCTCCGAAAACGAAATGGAGTGGGAAAGAGCAGGAAAGTGGTGCTCTCGAAACACCCGCACGAAGGGCTCGGCATTTCTATTACG GGAGGATCCGAACACGCTCTACCCATAGTGATATCTGAAATCCAGCCGGGACAGCCTGCTGACCGATGTGGACAGGTCTTTGTGGGCGACGCGATTCTCTCAGTAAACGGCTACGATCTTCGGACTGTCAAGCATCAGGAGGCAGTGGATATTTTGAGTGGGCAG GTACAGCAAGGCGACCTAGACCTGGAGCTCGTCTTTGTGTGCCCCGATGAGGATAGTGATGATGATGGGACGGTGACGATCGAGCACAGCGATGGATCTAT ctACAACCTCTACAGTATGGAAGAGCCCACGTCAAGCCGATCGTCCAACAATTCTGATGAATCACGCAGCACGTGA